A portion of the Microlunatus phosphovorus NM-1 genome contains these proteins:
- the pglW gene encoding BREX system serine/threonine kinase PglW, whose translation MTPAADPRWVEVSPSQFTHETEGVRYVKDLLPSQPPFRAWSNFEFRDSHGRWHEVDLLVLGRRRLHLVELKYYSGRLRGDDHRWLRDGHRAEDSPLKLARRKAQYLASKLQDEFRSWVREKRVQNAPPVREVVPFIQEAVFLHHPGLRCELSEASALGLYGLDGQARTTRLPGISDLLLEPARPGVAIHERIVAELMARIGLVPRREREAGSWVIEGEPVGEGDGWQDWDAFHRFTQRERARIRFQIAAPGASDDERRRIRRIAEHEFTVMRRLNHEGLLAPQDLVEADLGVGLVYPLDESWQRLDLWLADRPDGIPLTTQLAIIRQVGETLQYAHGNRVVHRGIRPGAVWVREQGSAVTVQVRDWQSAGQVPFTDQTASSAGGVTALFDPSKLIGDDAGGLGPFAAPEGALAAGVDRVRVDVFGLGALAFYLLAGQPAATSASTLRDRLREQSGLDLAPELPQVSSTLRRAILHATRPAVSERTADVTAFLAELSEAERVETEHEPVVDPLEAPPDAIMDGRFRLIRRLGTGSTAVGLLVRDLAHADSERVLKVAVDDAARQRLHDEAEVLTGLRSPRLVSLVEGPLIVGGRTALLLESAGEQTLAHALSARGRMSLDLLERWGTDILEALIALDRAGVDHRDIKPSNLGVREIRATREDRAAHLVLFDFSLSRAAASALRAGTPPYLDPFLGADGRDRYDSAAERYAAAAVLLEMATGQPPQYGDGLSDPAVIDAEVTLRLDRFDPAVAHEMLSFFQRALARRVADRQHTAAELLAGWQQVFGQSHTTAPDNADELVGAATLETSLTGSGLSARALSALEPLGVTTVGELVAVDPVRLNRLPGVARATRDQIKEAVSRWRARLGPVRGRRDGGSWQQSTLPVPYDLAEMLLAPTHARRARIRTALASMMLGVTGQADAFATQAQLGALLPEPVTAARVTQVVAELHDLWAADETTLTLLTRLGAEVDARLDVLGGVATADELTRHLLALMVTDPANEPSDSERIAAGVLRIAVDRRRALSRADERTVEYVVRRRDPSPLLVAREASLLDLAGQLGEEADRLLRDASPADPTIAVLAAIRVNEELSRAAGGVDQLPVALRGSTRLAGLAAATSTAAALSGTGELHHRGLPLPRAIAHALGSLAAGQALPPTEIRDRVRVRFPALRPLPERPRLDQLIADSGLGLRYDDRERVYRAPRADHGTTGLPSRQVTDIAPEPTPVSALGAIGQRLADSLARRSFLALGVPARALLKLPTVLETTYSARLINISAELIAIMHQQADQVGLPWARVRAADAQPSGSRDAQGIKALVERSLPLLEERIQATLEDAGPGPVVLADAEPLARYGAVNRLSRWTDLGTRRSRAVWLVVPQLHANQGALLDHKPVPLAAPGQFVPVDSSWVDAQYAAIAEPVQEGASA comes from the coding sequence ATGACACCAGCGGCTGACCCTCGGTGGGTCGAGGTGTCGCCGTCGCAGTTCACCCACGAGACCGAGGGCGTGCGCTACGTCAAGGACCTGCTGCCGAGTCAGCCGCCCTTCCGAGCCTGGTCGAACTTCGAGTTCCGCGACTCTCACGGTCGCTGGCATGAGGTCGATCTGCTGGTGCTCGGACGACGGCGACTGCACCTGGTCGAACTCAAGTACTACTCGGGTCGGCTGCGCGGAGACGACCACCGCTGGTTGCGCGACGGTCATCGCGCCGAAGACTCTCCGCTCAAGCTGGCGCGCCGCAAGGCGCAGTATTTGGCGAGCAAGCTCCAAGACGAGTTTCGGAGTTGGGTCCGCGAGAAGAGGGTGCAAAACGCACCCCCGGTACGCGAGGTCGTTCCGTTCATCCAGGAGGCCGTGTTCCTGCACCACCCAGGTCTACGGTGCGAACTGTCGGAAGCGAGCGCGCTCGGTCTCTACGGGCTCGACGGGCAGGCGCGAACCACCCGCCTGCCGGGGATCTCCGACCTGCTGCTGGAGCCGGCTCGACCCGGCGTCGCCATTCACGAGCGCATCGTGGCCGAGTTGATGGCACGCATCGGGCTGGTGCCCCGGCGCGAGCGCGAAGCCGGATCCTGGGTGATCGAAGGCGAGCCGGTCGGTGAAGGCGACGGCTGGCAGGACTGGGATGCCTTCCACCGCTTCACTCAGCGGGAGCGCGCCCGGATCCGCTTCCAGATCGCCGCCCCGGGAGCCAGTGACGACGAGCGCCGCCGGATCCGGCGCATCGCCGAGCACGAGTTCACCGTGATGCGACGGCTGAACCACGAGGGCCTGCTGGCCCCGCAGGACCTGGTCGAAGCCGACTTGGGTGTCGGCCTGGTCTACCCACTCGACGAGTCCTGGCAGCGACTCGACCTTTGGCTGGCCGACCGACCGGACGGCATCCCTTTGACTACCCAGCTCGCCATCATCCGCCAGGTGGGCGAGACCCTCCAGTACGCCCACGGCAACCGGGTTGTGCACCGCGGCATCCGCCCCGGCGCGGTCTGGGTGCGTGAGCAGGGCAGCGCTGTCACCGTCCAGGTTCGCGACTGGCAGAGCGCCGGCCAGGTGCCGTTTACCGACCAGACGGCATCGTCCGCCGGCGGCGTTACAGCCCTCTTCGATCCGAGCAAACTCATCGGCGACGACGCTGGTGGTCTGGGACCTTTCGCCGCACCGGAGGGCGCCTTGGCCGCCGGCGTGGACCGCGTCCGGGTCGATGTTTTCGGCCTGGGCGCCCTCGCCTTCTATCTGCTGGCCGGCCAGCCGGCTGCGACGTCCGCGTCGACGCTTCGGGATCGGCTCCGCGAGCAGTCGGGCCTCGATCTCGCTCCCGAGCTGCCGCAGGTGTCGTCTACCTTGCGCCGGGCCATCCTGCATGCGACCCGGCCGGCGGTCAGCGAGCGGACCGCGGACGTGACCGCCTTCCTGGCCGAGCTGAGTGAGGCCGAGCGGGTCGAGACCGAGCACGAACCGGTGGTCGATCCACTGGAGGCGCCACCCGACGCCATCATGGACGGGCGGTTCCGGCTGATCCGCCGGCTCGGCACCGGCTCCACCGCAGTAGGCCTGCTGGTCCGCGACCTGGCGCATGCCGACAGCGAGCGGGTGCTGAAAGTGGCCGTCGACGACGCGGCACGGCAGCGGCTGCACGACGAGGCCGAGGTGCTGACTGGTCTCCGCAGCCCTCGCCTGGTCTCACTGGTCGAGGGACCACTGATCGTGGGCGGCCGGACTGCCCTGCTGCTGGAGAGCGCGGGTGAGCAGACGCTGGCCCACGCGCTGAGCGCCCGCGGCCGGATGTCGCTCGACCTCTTGGAGCGTTGGGGCACCGACATTCTGGAGGCCCTGATTGCTCTCGACCGGGCCGGCGTCGACCACCGTGACATCAAGCCCAGCAATCTCGGGGTCCGCGAGATCCGGGCCACTCGAGAAGACCGCGCCGCGCATCTGGTGCTGTTCGACTTCTCCCTGTCGCGCGCTGCCGCCTCGGCGCTGCGGGCGGGAACGCCGCCGTACCTGGATCCGTTCCTGGGAGCCGACGGTCGGGACCGGTACGACTCGGCGGCCGAGCGGTACGCAGCCGCTGCCGTACTGCTGGAGATGGCTACCGGGCAGCCACCGCAGTACGGCGACGGTCTGTCGGATCCGGCGGTCATCGACGCCGAGGTGACGCTCCGGCTGGATCGCTTCGACCCGGCTGTGGCGCACGAGATGCTGTCGTTCTTCCAGCGGGCTCTGGCTCGCCGGGTCGCTGACCGGCAGCACACGGCGGCCGAGCTGCTCGCCGGCTGGCAGCAGGTGTTCGGTCAGTCCCACACCACCGCCCCCGACAACGCCGACGAGCTGGTCGGCGCTGCGACCCTGGAGACATCCTTGACCGGGTCCGGGCTGTCCGCTCGGGCATTGTCGGCACTGGAGCCATTGGGTGTGACCACGGTTGGCGAGCTGGTCGCTGTGGATCCGGTACGGCTGAATCGGCTGCCAGGGGTGGCGCGCGCCACGCGTGACCAGATCAAGGAGGCGGTGTCGCGCTGGCGGGCCCGGCTCGGGCCGGTGCGCGGTCGTCGCGATGGGGGGTCGTGGCAGCAGAGCACGCTGCCGGTTCCGTACGACCTGGCCGAGATGCTGCTCGCGCCGACCCACGCACGCAGGGCCCGGATCCGAACCGCCCTGGCGTCGATGATGCTGGGGGTGACCGGCCAGGCCGATGCGTTCGCGACCCAGGCTCAGCTGGGGGCTCTGCTGCCTGAACCGGTCACCGCCGCTCGTGTTACGCAGGTGGTGGCCGAGCTCCACGATCTGTGGGCGGCGGATGAGACCACCTTGACCTTGCTGACCCGGCTGGGTGCGGAGGTGGATGCTCGACTGGACGTGCTGGGCGGCGTCGCCACAGCGGATGAGCTGACCAGGCACCTGCTCGCCTTGATGGTGACCGACCCGGCGAACGAGCCCTCCGACTCCGAACGCATCGCGGCAGGCGTGCTCCGCATCGCCGTCGATCGACGTCGGGCTCTGTCTCGGGCCGATGAGCGGACAGTAGAGTATGTGGTTCGGCGCCGTGACCCGTCACCTCTCTTGGTTGCCCGCGAGGCCAGCCTCCTTGACCTTGCAGGCCAACTCGGGGAGGAAGCGGACCGGCTGCTTCGAGACGCCAGCCCGGCCGACCCGACCATCGCCGTCCTGGCCGCTATTCGCGTGAACGAGGAGCTGAGCAGGGCCGCTGGTGGAGTTGACCAGCTGCCAGTCGCGCTGCGGGGGTCGACCCGTCTGGCAGGGCTTGCTGCTGCCACTTCGACCGCTGCCGCGCTCTCCGGCACTGGTGAGCTCCACCACCGAGGGCTGCCGTTGCCCCGAGCCATCGCCCACGCTCTCGGCTCCTTGGCGGCCGGTCAGGCATTGCCGCCGACCGAGATCCGGGATCGAGTCCGCGTGCGGTTCCCGGCGCTGCGACCGCTGCCGGAGCGGCCTCGGCTGGATCAACTGATCGCTGACTCAGGACTGGGGTTGCGCTACGACGACCGGGAGCGGGTCTATCGGGCGCCGCGCGCCGACCACGGCACAACTGGCCTGCCCTCGCGTCAAGTCACCGACATCGCACCGGAGCCAACCCCGGTCTCCGCCCTGGGTGCGATCGGCCAACGGCTGGCCGACAGTCTCGCCCGCCGCTCGTTCCTCGCACTCGGCGTCCCAGCCCGGGCCCTGCTCAAGCTGCCCACCGTGCTCGAGACCACCTACTCGGCTCGCTTGATCAACATCTCGGCGGAGCTGATCGCGATCATGCACCAGCAGGCCGACCAGGTCGGACTGCCCTGGGCCCGGGTCCGGGCCGCTGACGCCCAGCCATCGGGCAGCCGAGACGCACAGGGCATCAAGGCGTTGGTCGAGCGCAGCCTGCCGCTGCTGGAAGAGCGCATCCAGGCAACGCTGGAAGATGCCGGACCGGGTCCGGTGGTGCTCGCTGACGCAGAGCCGTTGGCCCGCTACGGCGCGGTCAACCGGCTGAGCCGGTGGACGGACCTCGGGACCCGCCGCTCACGAGCCGTCTGGCTGGTCGTTCCACAGCTGCACGCCAACCAGGGCGCCCTGCTGGATCACAAACCGGTGCCGTTGGCCGCCCCGGGACAGTTCGTGCCCGTCGACTCCAGCTGGGTCGATGCCCAGTACGCCGCCATTGCTGAGCCTGTCCAGGAAGGAGCATCCGCGTGA
- a CDS encoding DUF554 domain-containing protein, with the protein MFPGFGTLVNVITVIVGSSIGLLLGHRLPQRTRDTVTDALGLVTLLIGALSAIEVTSAALSDAVGSSAPVLIVLGSLLIGGIAGSLIDIERRLEGFGVWLQFRFKAKGSQARFVEAFVSSSLVFCVGPLTILGSLSDGLGLGTDQLLLKATLDGFASIAFAASLGVGVMASALAVGVIQGSLTLVGVLVGDFLPDPHLAAITATGGLLLVGVGIRLLQLKAIPVGNLLPALVVAPLLVQLVVVLR; encoded by the coding sequence GTGTTTCCTGGTTTCGGCACTCTCGTCAATGTCATCACGGTGATCGTCGGCTCGAGCATCGGTCTGCTGCTCGGTCACCGGTTGCCGCAGCGTACGCGGGACACGGTCACCGACGCTCTCGGTCTGGTCACGCTGCTGATCGGCGCGCTATCAGCCATTGAGGTGACCTCCGCCGCATTGTCGGATGCCGTCGGCAGCAGTGCGCCGGTGTTGATCGTGCTCGGCTCGCTGCTGATCGGTGGCATCGCCGGGTCGCTGATCGATATCGAGCGCCGACTGGAGGGCTTCGGGGTCTGGCTGCAGTTCCGGTTCAAGGCGAAGGGATCTCAGGCACGCTTCGTGGAGGCGTTCGTGTCGTCCTCGCTGGTGTTCTGCGTCGGGCCGCTGACGATCCTGGGCTCGCTCTCTGACGGGCTGGGTCTGGGCACGGATCAGCTGTTGCTGAAGGCCACCTTGGACGGCTTCGCCTCGATCGCCTTCGCCGCTTCGCTCGGCGTCGGCGTGATGGCATCGGCTCTGGCCGTCGGCGTCATTCAGGGATCACTCACCCTGGTCGGCGTGCTCGTTGGTGACTTCCTCCCCGATCCGCATCTGGCCGCCATCACGGCGACCGGCGGGCTGTTGCTGGTCGGGGTCGGCATCCGACTGTTGCAGCTCAAAGCGATTCCGGTCGGCAATCTGCTCCCGGCACTGGTGGTCGCTCCCCTGCTCGTCCAACTGGTGGTGGTGCTGCGGTGA
- a CDS encoding AzlC family ABC transporter permease, giving the protein MSEHELSLRKAYPAVLRAAIGLGIYAGVFGATFGAVSVSSGLSLGQTMILSLVMFSGASQFAFVGVAAAGSVWAAIPAALLLGVRNAFYGVPISEILSPRGWRRLVTAHFVIDETTAMAIAQVEPRAKRYAFWSTGLILCACWQTGSLTGALVGTAIDPARFGLDAAAPAVFLALLWPALKTRSGKIVATLGGLVAFLLIPVAPAGVPVIAAAGVAIAAGLVTKPKPKEASA; this is encoded by the coding sequence GTGAGTGAGCACGAGCTGAGCCTGAGGAAGGCCTATCCGGCGGTGCTACGGGCCGCCATCGGACTCGGCATCTATGCCGGCGTCTTCGGCGCGACCTTCGGTGCCGTCTCGGTCAGCAGCGGGCTCAGCCTCGGCCAGACGATGATCCTGAGTCTGGTGATGTTCTCCGGAGCGTCTCAGTTCGCCTTCGTCGGCGTCGCCGCCGCTGGCTCTGTTTGGGCCGCGATCCCGGCCGCGCTGCTGCTCGGCGTACGGAATGCCTTCTACGGCGTACCGATCTCGGAGATCTTGTCGCCACGCGGCTGGCGCCGGCTGGTCACCGCCCACTTCGTCATCGACGAGACCACGGCGATGGCAATCGCCCAGGTCGAACCCCGCGCCAAGCGGTACGCGTTCTGGTCCACGGGTCTGATCCTGTGCGCGTGCTGGCAGACCGGCTCGCTGACCGGCGCGTTGGTCGGGACGGCGATCGACCCGGCCAGGTTCGGTCTCGATGCGGCCGCACCGGCGGTCTTCCTGGCACTGCTCTGGCCGGCCCTGAAGACCCGTTCCGGGAAGATCGTGGCGACGCTCGGCGGACTCGTCGCGTTCCTGCTGATCCCGGTGGCACCGGCCGGCGTACCCGTCATCGCAGCAGCCGGAGTAGCCATCGCGGCCGGTCTGGTCACCAAGCCCAAGCCGAAGGAGGCCAGCGCATGA
- a CDS encoding AzlD domain-containing protein, producing MTALIVALVIASIGSYLLKLAGVSLPESVLANPTVQRIAGFLPVAMLTALVVAGLADGDGDRHWNLEWPVLGGFAAAIVALLLRAGVLIVFVVAVTMTALLRLLVP from the coding sequence ATGACCGCCCTGATCGTGGCCCTGGTGATCGCCTCCATCGGCTCCTACCTGCTCAAACTGGCCGGCGTCTCGCTGCCGGAGTCGGTGCTGGCCAATCCCACTGTGCAGCGGATCGCCGGCTTCCTGCCCGTCGCCATGCTGACCGCGCTGGTCGTGGCTGGGCTGGCCGATGGGGACGGAGACCGTCACTGGAATCTCGAGTGGCCGGTGCTGGGCGGCTTCGCCGCGGCGATCGTGGCGCTGCTGCTCCGCGCCGGCGTACTGATTGTGTTCGTGGTCGCTGTTACCATGACGGCACTGTTGCGCTTACTGGTCCCCTAA
- a CDS encoding NAD/NADP-dependent octopine/nopaline dehydrogenase family protein: MKVVVLGAGNGGLAVAYEWARNGHEVAIYSQPDYADQISPIGDRGGITSEGVLTGFAEIATATTDIGEAMSGAELVFVVGPAYATSALAADAAPHLHAGMTVVVCPGSCLGSLAFKRAAGLDLYDETILVGETSTLPYAVRITGPAQIHIFHRFDTGLFAAAAPRSATPRLLETLRPVWPHTLEAASVFQTALQNGNPVIHPAVTLLNAALIDRTGGDFNFYEDGVTTSTGRLMEAVDAERIAIAETLGVTILSEPAIGVIQGYMTEENYTTGYSTAPGFLGIKAQSSLDNRYLTEDVGYSMVLFSDLARSLGVPTPVMDAVVQIASVVLARDFRAEAARTMQGLGLADLSREELGRY; the protein is encoded by the coding sequence ATGAAGGTCGTCGTGCTGGGAGCAGGAAACGGCGGTCTCGCGGTCGCCTACGAATGGGCCCGCAACGGGCATGAGGTGGCGATCTACTCCCAGCCCGACTACGCCGACCAGATCTCCCCCATCGGCGATCGAGGCGGCATCACCAGCGAAGGCGTGCTGACCGGATTCGCCGAGATCGCCACCGCGACCACCGACATCGGCGAGGCGATGTCGGGCGCCGAACTGGTGTTCGTCGTCGGTCCGGCGTATGCCACGTCTGCGCTGGCTGCCGACGCTGCGCCTCATCTGCACGCAGGCATGACCGTGGTCGTGTGTCCCGGATCCTGCCTGGGCAGCCTCGCCTTCAAGCGAGCCGCCGGTCTGGATCTCTACGACGAGACCATCCTGGTCGGCGAGACGAGCACCTTGCCCTACGCCGTGCGCATCACCGGCCCGGCTCAGATCCACATCTTCCATCGTTTCGACACCGGGCTGTTCGCCGCCGCAGCGCCCCGATCGGCCACACCTCGCCTGCTGGAAACCCTGCGGCCGGTCTGGCCCCATACCCTCGAAGCGGCCAGCGTCTTCCAGACCGCGCTGCAAAACGGCAACCCGGTGATCCATCCAGCGGTCACCTTGCTCAATGCGGCGCTCATCGACCGCACCGGAGGCGACTTCAACTTCTACGAGGATGGCGTGACCACCTCGACCGGGCGCTTGATGGAAGCCGTGGACGCCGAGCGAATCGCCATCGCCGAGACGCTCGGGGTGACGATCCTGTCGGAACCCGCGATCGGGGTGATACAGGGCTACATGACCGAGGAGAACTACACCACGGGCTATTCGACAGCTCCCGGCTTCTTGGGGATCAAGGCCCAGAGCTCGCTCGACAACCGCTATCTGACCGAGGACGTCGGCTATTCGATGGTTCTCTTCAGCGACCTCGCCCGGTCCCTCGGGGTGCCCACCCCCGTGATGGACGCGGTGGTGCAGATCGCCTCCGTCGTCCTCGCACGGGACTTCCGGGCCGAGGCCGCCCGGACGATGCAAGGACTCGGCCTGGCCGACCTCAGCCGCGAAGAGCTCGGCCGCTACTGA
- the ybaK gene encoding Cys-tRNA(Pro) deacylase → MAKRSRQQTHGGTPATTALTQAGIAFTLHPYEHHDDNTHFGDEAVAALDSDPNRVFKTLVADIGGHLVVAVVPVAKQLDLKALAAVFGVKKATMADPAVAARSSGYVVGGISPIGQRTPLPTVVDSSADDFPTIHVSAGRRGLQVELAAADLCAVTKARSARIAH, encoded by the coding sequence ATGGCCAAGCGGAGTAGACAACAAACGCATGGCGGCACGCCGGCGACGACCGCGCTGACCCAGGCCGGCATCGCCTTCACCCTGCACCCGTACGAGCATCACGACGACAACACCCACTTCGGCGACGAAGCCGTCGCGGCGCTGGACAGCGATCCGAATCGGGTCTTCAAGACCCTGGTCGCCGACATCGGCGGGCACCTCGTGGTCGCCGTCGTCCCGGTCGCCAAGCAACTCGATCTCAAGGCATTGGCCGCGGTCTTCGGCGTCAAGAAGGCGACGATGGCCGATCCGGCCGTCGCCGCTCGGAGCAGCGGCTATGTGGTCGGCGGCATCTCTCCCATCGGTCAGCGCACTCCGCTGCCGACGGTGGTCGACTCCTCCGCAGACGACTTCCCGACCATCCACGTCTCCGCCGGTCGGCGAGGGTTGCAGGTCGAGCTCGCCGCGGCAGATCTGTGCGCAGTCACGAAAGCGCGGTCAGCCCGGATCGCCCACTGA